The window TTTCTGAAACATTGTTCATAATGTACTCCTTATTTGATTAATAATAATTATATAGCAAAAACTATTTTTGCCAACTTTTTTACAAAAATTTTTGCAAAAAAATAGAGTTTAACTAAACTCTTTATAAAGAAATTAGTTAAACCCCACTATATTGGATTTAATTGAATAATAAAACCTTTTTTTTGCTATATATGTGTATATATAGTATAACAAAAATCTTTTTTGTCAACTTATTTATAAAAATTTTACAAAAAAAGTAAGACTTAACTAAATTCTCTTGTTAAAGAACTAGTTAAGTCCACCAAAATGTAACCTTTGTTTTATATATGCAATATGGAGATCATATTATGCAATATTTATTATATATCAAAAACTGTTTTTGTTAGGTTTTTTATAAAAATTTTTGCAAAAAAATAAACTTTATTAAAGTCTCTTGCTAAAAAACTTAATAAAGTCAGGGTTTAGCTGAATTCACTTTAAAAAATTAATCTTTAAAGTTTTTCAACAGTTAAGCATAGTCCAATTTAGAATTAAAATCAATTTATTTTTTTACAAAAAAAGAACTTATTTAAAGTCTTTTCTTAAAAAGTTCGAATAAGTTCTAATTTAGAATAGAGCAAAAATAAAATGTTATTTTTTAGTAATGTTCATCAGTATTATAATATACCACCTAAAAAGTAAATTGTGTATTATTTATTATTTAATGAATTGTAAATATTTCATAAATAAAGCATTTAAAATTGGGCCTAGAATTGCGGCTGTTAATATCATAAAATGGATTAATCTGTTTCCTGTATTAAGATCTTTTCTCAAATTCTTCACTTCATTATCTATCTTGGTATTTAAATTTTTTTCTACATTACCTATCTTGGTATTTAAAATAAATAAATCTTTTTGTAAATTTTTTTCTACAAAATCTATCTTGGTATTTACACTATCTATTTTAGTATCCAAACTATCTATTTTATAATTTAAATTCTTCTCTATAAAATCTATTTTGGTATTTAAATTCTTTTCTACATTATCTATTTTAGTATCCAAACTATCTATTTTAGTATTTAAATTCTTTTCTACATTATCAATCTTAATATCTAAATTGGATATATCTTTCCGTAAAGTCTTCTCTACATCAATTATTTTCTCTTTTAAATATTCAAAGCTGTAATTATCATTATGAAGAAAAACAAAATCTATTGCCTCCTTGCTAAACCCTATGTTTAAAAATTCATTTTTTATACTTTCTATATCGTATGTTCTATACGCTAAATTGTTCATAAAATCCCCTTATTATCCCTTTAATTCTTTATATTTCTTTAAAAGCTTCTTAATCAAATCTTTTTGATTTTCAAAAATCTCATGCATCATAAAACTTGTAAATTTTGCATTACTTTTGTAGAAATCGTAACTTTCTTGGGTTTTCAGTTGGAATCTTAAAGGTTTTATTGGGTTTTGTCTTGATTTATCCTCTTTAATTTCTATATTCAATATATTTCTATATACACCCTTTAAACCTTTTTCTTTAATATCATTTATTGATACACTCCCATCTAATACTTTCCTATAAATTTTAAGATATAAAAAAGCCTGACTTCTAGATATTATAAATTCTGACAAAAAGTCTTCGAATTTTTTATACCCATCAATTAAATAAAGTTTTTTTTCCCTTA is drawn from Borreliella afzelii and contains these coding sequences:
- a CDS encoding chromosome replication/partitioning protein — encoded protein: MSKLKVKKILLNNRTDNIQEFENDELEYKSYKDQLRRITIDDIDNKIKTMKILYKIREKKLYLIDGYKKFEDFLSEFIISRSQAFLYLKIYRKVLDGSVSINDIKEKGLKGVYRNILNIEIKEDKSRQNPIKPLRFQLKTQESYDFYKSNAKFTSFMMHEIFENQKDLIKKLLKKYKELKG
- the bdr gene encoding Bdr family repetitive protein is translated as MNNLAYRTYDIESIKNEFLNIGFSKEAIDFVFLHNDNYSFEYLKEKIIDVEKTLRKDISNLDIKIDNVEKNLNTKIDSLDTKIDNVEKNLNTKIDFIEKNLNYKIDSLDTKIDSVNTKIDFVEKNLQKDLFILNTKIGNVEKNLNTKIDNEVKNLRKDLNTGNRLIHFMILTAAILGPILNALFMKYLQFIK